The following DNA comes from Candidatus Woesearchaeota archaeon.
CCTGACCTCATAAAGGGAGTAAGGGGGACATCCAACAAGAACCACCTTCCCGAGAATCTTGCAAAGGGAATCCTGCGGGCAAAGCACGAGATTTACGTGAACAAAGACGGAACAACAAGATATGACATGACTGAACTCCCGATAACCCATTTCAGGTCAGGAGAGATAGGAACATCCATAGCAAAAATGAAGGAGCTCGGGTATGAAAAGGACATTTACGGAAAAGAGCTTGAAAATCCAGAGCAGCTTCTTGAGATAAAGCCCCAGGACATAATCCTTCCAGGAGCCCAGTACTCAATGGATCTGCCTGCAGATGAAGTTCTTCTGAGAATATCACATTTTGTAGATGAAATGCTTTCAACATTATACGGGCTTAAGCCGTTTTACAATTTCAAGACAAGGGAAGACCTGATAGGAACACTTGTAATAGGGCTTGCTCCGCACATCTCTGCAGGAATAATAGGGCGGGTAATCGGATTCTCAAACACGCAGGGCTGTTTTGCGCATCCCCTGTGGCACGCAGCCCAAAGGAGAGACTGCGACGGAGATGAAAACTGCGTTATCCTTCTTATGGATGCGCTCATTAATTTTTCAAGGCAGTATCTTCCAGACAAGAGGGGTTCAAGAACAATGGATTCTCCCCTTGTTTTAACATCAAAAATAGTTCCTGCAGAAGTTGATGACATGGTGCAGAAGCTTGATGTGGGAAGCTCATATCCCCTTGAGTTCTACGAGGCATGCGAAAAATACCAGATGCCAGGAACAGTAAAGATGGATACTCTTGCAGGGCGCTTAGGGACAGAAAGGCAGTATGAGGGCATGCATTTCACCCACGATGTAAAAAGCATGAATTCAGGGGTGACATGCTCTGCATACAAGACAATACCATCGATGGAAGAAAAGCTCATCGGGCAGATGCAGCTTGCAGAGATGATAAGGGCAGTTAATGCATCTGACGTGGCAAGGCTTGTGATTGAAAAGCATTTCATGAAAGACATAAAAGGAAACCTCAGAAAGTTCTCAATGCAGCAGTTCAGGTGCGTAAGCTGCAACGCAAAATACAGGAGGCCGCCCCTTTCAGGAATATGCACAAAATGCGGAGGAAAGCTGATTTTCACAGTTTCAGAAGGATTTGTCCTGAAATACCTTGAACCCAGCATCAGCCTAGCAAAAAAATACAATGTTCCCCAATACCTCAAGCACAGCCTTGAACTTGTCAAAAGAAGGGTGGAAGGGGTTTTCGGAAAAGACAAGGAAAAGCAGGAAGGGCTCGGAAAATGGTTCGGATAGAGTTTTTTTTTGAATAATTCAAACAAATAATCTATTTCTTCTTTAGTATAATCGCCGATTTTGCATTAAAATTCTGATTTGAAGCAATTTAATACGCAGCAGATTCTTTAGAAACCTTTAAATATTGAGAGAGATGCCCCAAAAGTCATGGATTACGAAGATATGCTTGAGCGGGCAAGGAAAAACATACCTGAATCGCTTCTCAAATCAGAAAGGTTCGAGATTCCAAAAGTTGTCGGGCACATACAGGGAAACAGGACAGTAATAAGCAATTTTTACGCAATAGCAACCACTCTGCGCAGGGAGCCGGAGCATCTTCTCAAATTCGTTTTAAGGGAGCTTGCAACTCCGGGAGAGATAACCAGCAGCAGTTTCATAATCGGAAGAAAGATTTCAGCGGAAATGATAAACCAGAAGATAGAGCAGTATGCCCAGACATTTGTAATCTGCAGGGAATGCAAGAGGCCAGACACATCTATCATAAAGGAAAAGGAAGCAACATTTCTAAAGTGCCAGGCGTGCGGGGCAAGATATCCTGTTGAAACACTGAAGTAAGGAAAATGATTCTTAAAATTCACAGGGCAGAAGGAAAGTCCATAATTGCACTGTCAGATGATTCCCTCGCAGGTAAAAAATTTGAGGAAAACGGGCTGCAGCT
Coding sequences within:
- a CDS encoding translation initiation factor IF-2 subunit beta translates to MDYEDMLERARKNIPESLLKSERFEIPKVVGHIQGNRTVISNFYAIATTLRREPEHLLKFVLRELATPGEITSSSFIIGRKISAEMINQKIEQYAQTFVICRECKRPDTSIIKEKEATFLKCQACGARYPVETLK
- a CDS encoding DNA polymerase II large subunit, whose translation is TLFPVGEEGGKMRSFQQAMDKKTVVAELPIFICPKCGNKTIFPVCENCGEKAKMLYFCEQCGDIEKPTCPHGNALHFKKQIIDINHYMSSAMSKLGIKVLPDLIKGVRGTSNKNHLPENLAKGILRAKHEIYVNKDGTTRYDMTELPITHFRSGEIGTSIAKMKELGYEKDIYGKELENPEQLLEIKPQDIILPGAQYSMDLPADEVLLRISHFVDEMLSTLYGLKPFYNFKTREDLIGTLVIGLAPHISAGIIGRVIGFSNTQGCFAHPLWHAAQRRDCDGDENCVILLMDALINFSRQYLPDKRGSRTMDSPLVLTSKIVPAEVDDMVQKLDVGSSYPLEFYEACEKYQMPGTVKMDTLAGRLGTERQYEGMHFTHDVKSMNSGVTCSAYKTIPSMEEKLIGQMQLAEMIRAVNASDVARLVIEKHFMKDIKGNLRKFSMQQFRCVSCNAKYRRPPLSGICTKCGGKLIFTVSEGFVLKYLEPSISLAKKYNVPQYLKHSLELVKRRVEGVFGKDKEKQEGLGKWFG